In one Candidatus Nitronereus thalassa genomic region, the following are encoded:
- a CDS encoding TIGR00730 family Rossman fold protein, with product MKRVCVFCGSSHGEKPIYQDGAHALGKELVARGIGLVYGGGNIGLMSVIAETVLAGGGEVLGVIPEFMAEKELARQDLTELHIVGSMHERKALMADLSDAFLAMPGGYGTLEEFCEMITWKQLRIHKKPCGLLNVEGFFDALLRFVDHQVHEGFVTYENREYILTARDPATLLDLLTQV from the coding sequence ATGAAACGTGTGTGTGTCTTTTGTGGATCCAGTCATGGCGAGAAACCAATTTATCAGGATGGGGCCCATGCATTAGGGAAGGAACTCGTAGCTCGTGGGATCGGGTTAGTCTATGGAGGGGGAAATATCGGCTTGATGAGTGTGATTGCGGAAACGGTCCTGGCAGGAGGTGGTGAAGTGCTGGGGGTGATCCCTGAATTTATGGCAGAAAAAGAGTTAGCGCGTCAGGATCTGACCGAACTCCATATTGTGGGATCAATGCATGAACGTAAGGCGCTCATGGCTGATTTGTCTGATGCCTTTCTCGCGATGCCAGGGGGATATGGAACCTTAGAGGAGTTTTGTGAAATGATTACATGGAAACAACTGCGAATTCATAAGAAGCCGTGCGGGCTTCTCAATGTGGAAGGGTTTTTCGATGCTTTACTCAGGTTCGTAGACCACCAAGTTCATGAAGGATTTGTGACATATGAAAACCGTGAATATATTCTCACCGCTCGTGACCCCGCAACACTACTGGATCTCCTGACCCAAGTATAG
- a CDS encoding TolC family protein yields the protein MKNSHLLYGLCCKVGFLFFVLLAGLSPTWAAPLEPESMDSFNVESLLDDDGVVTISLKDVVLQALEHNLDITVSRQSRDVRVTDILFEQAKFDPTVEMSARYDRSIVPLNRPVFGFGGVTQGAEPDNFDQNDTQASLGLTQKLYSGGTYDMALDTNRNSVAGSSSFLFNPGYTANFLVNFTQPLLRDFGAKVNQTAIHIAQNSVQVEHYTFVREVLEVIAEVEQAYWELVFARENESVFREALTAAKELLASNRAKVKAGVMADVEVLQAKTGVANRVEQILVAQKAVRDQEDQLRQLISPTEEELRQTLVLVPLDRPAQDRDASLWGHAVDAALQHRPEILQAKTNIESSTLNTSLAKNKLLPRLEFQGSVGLSGLGKEVGDTLDRTRSTDFYNLGAGMVLSYPLGNRSAQSQYRRRQLEADQAKSTLQNVRRQVIVDSKEAVRRVKTDLKRMATTRIARKLAERQRAAEQERLNLGLSTTRQVLEFQRDEAIARVNALRAIVDYNQSLANLNRMTVATLDKYAISLR from the coding sequence ATGAAAAATTCTCATTTACTGTACGGGCTGTGTTGCAAGGTTGGGTTTCTTTTTTTTGTGTTGCTGGCTGGGCTAAGTCCAACTTGGGCGGCCCCGTTGGAACCAGAAAGCATGGATTCGTTCAATGTCGAGAGTCTGCTGGATGACGATGGCGTGGTGACTATTTCTCTCAAGGATGTTGTGCTTCAAGCATTGGAGCATAATCTTGATATTACCGTGAGCCGGCAAAGTCGAGATGTCCGAGTAACGGACATTCTGTTTGAGCAAGCGAAGTTTGACCCTACCGTAGAAATGTCGGCTCGATATGATCGATCTATTGTGCCTTTAAATCGGCCGGTGTTTGGATTCGGCGGAGTTACCCAGGGAGCGGAACCTGATAATTTCGATCAAAACGATACCCAGGCCAGTCTTGGGTTAACTCAGAAACTCTATTCTGGTGGTACCTACGATATGGCATTGGACACCAATCGAAACTCAGTTGCAGGAAGTTCATCATTTTTGTTTAACCCCGGCTATACCGCGAATTTTTTGGTGAATTTTACTCAGCCGCTTCTGCGTGATTTCGGAGCAAAGGTCAATCAAACCGCGATTCATATTGCCCAAAATTCCGTCCAAGTCGAACATTACACTTTTGTCAGAGAAGTTTTGGAGGTGATTGCCGAGGTCGAACAAGCCTATTGGGAGCTGGTCTTTGCTCGTGAAAACGAGTCCGTCTTTCGTGAGGCTCTCACTGCCGCTAAGGAACTCTTGGCCAGCAATCGGGCGAAGGTTAAGGCTGGTGTCATGGCTGATGTTGAAGTCCTACAAGCCAAAACGGGCGTGGCCAATCGAGTCGAGCAAATTTTGGTGGCCCAGAAAGCCGTGCGTGATCAAGAAGATCAACTCCGTCAATTAATAAGCCCCACAGAGGAAGAGTTGCGACAAACCCTGGTCCTGGTACCGCTAGATCGTCCTGCACAAGACCGGGATGCCTCATTATGGGGTCACGCGGTGGATGCGGCACTCCAGCACCGACCGGAAATACTACAAGCCAAAACCAATATTGAATCGAGCACCCTGAATACCTCTTTGGCCAAAAATAAGTTGCTGCCCCGCCTTGAATTTCAAGGGAGCGTGGGATTGAGCGGATTAGGGAAAGAAGTGGGCGATACTCTCGATCGAACCAGGAGTACTGATTTTTATAATCTTGGCGCGGGGATGGTGTTGAGCTATCCGCTTGGTAATCGATCAGCCCAAAGTCAGTATCGTCGCAGACAACTCGAAGCGGATCAGGCGAAATCCACATTACAAAATGTTCGACGACAAGTGATTGTAGATTCCAAGGAAGCCGTGCGCCGAGTAAAGACTGATTTAAAACGAATGGCTACCACGCGCATCGCCCGAAAACTCGCTGAACGTCAACGTGCCGCAGAACAGGAGCGTCTGAATCTTGGACTCAGTACCACCAGGCAAGTCCTCGAATTTCAACGCGACGAAGCCATTGCCCGCGTCAACGCTCTTCGTGCTATCGTGGATTATAATCAATCCCTGGCGAATCTCAATCGTATGACCGTCGCCACTCTCGACAAGTACGCAATATCTCTGCGGTAA
- a CDS encoding efflux RND transporter periplasmic adaptor subunit: protein MKRGWIIFLLTVLVIGTGGYWAFSTKSEKLDQRKIEPKILVVERSTLKTRVSETGTLAPIKTLDIKSQFSGEVLEIFIREGESVVRDQPLMVIRQEPNQARQVAQLRAKLEQEGINVAQARRNLIRMEGLHEKGFVARQELEVAEQEAQQAMVRRELAEKELLLALGGNQELFHRYVSQDPTETGLEEFRVLSPSNGTIIDINVQPGEIITSGTATVGGGTVLMKLADLHKMVAQAKINEVNIHRVRIGQPVMVRLDAIPGAEFEGVVTAIAPQGVKEESIVTYEVTIQIDNKELSLRPMMTANVDIVTEDLPDVITVPLEILQTEQGDDVVYVQEGMEQVRRKVRVAFRTPTEAVIAQGLEEGDRVVIPSLRTERPR, encoded by the coding sequence ATGAAGCGTGGATGGATAATTTTTTTATTGACAGTCCTTGTCATTGGGACGGGGGGATATTGGGCCTTCTCGACGAAATCCGAGAAACTTGATCAGAGGAAGATCGAACCAAAAATCCTTGTTGTGGAGCGGAGTACGTTGAAGACCCGGGTATCCGAGACGGGAACGTTGGCCCCAATTAAAACGTTGGACATTAAATCCCAGTTTTCTGGAGAAGTGTTGGAGATTTTTATTCGGGAAGGTGAGTCGGTGGTTCGCGATCAACCGTTAATGGTGATTCGTCAGGAACCAAACCAAGCGCGACAGGTGGCCCAGTTGCGGGCGAAATTAGAGCAAGAAGGCATAAATGTGGCTCAAGCGCGGCGGAACCTCATCCGGATGGAAGGGCTGCATGAAAAAGGATTTGTGGCACGTCAAGAATTAGAGGTTGCTGAACAAGAAGCCCAGCAGGCCATGGTGCGCCGGGAACTCGCTGAAAAAGAATTGTTGTTAGCCTTGGGAGGGAATCAAGAATTATTTCATAGATATGTATCCCAAGACCCAACGGAAACGGGGCTGGAAGAATTTCGAGTGTTATCGCCGTCAAATGGAACCATTATTGATATCAATGTGCAACCTGGTGAAATTATTACCTCCGGGACGGCGACAGTGGGCGGGGGGACCGTGCTGATGAAATTGGCTGATCTCCATAAGATGGTGGCGCAAGCCAAAATTAACGAAGTGAATATTCATCGAGTGCGGATAGGGCAACCTGTCATGGTTCGACTTGATGCTATTCCCGGGGCCGAGTTTGAGGGGGTGGTAACGGCGATTGCTCCTCAGGGCGTGAAAGAAGAGAGTATTGTGACGTACGAAGTGACGATTCAGATCGACAACAAAGAACTCAGTTTGCGTCCTATGATGACCGCGAATGTGGATATTGTCACGGAAGATTTGCCCGATGTCATTACGGTTCCACTAGAAATTCTTCAAACTGAGCAAGGCGACGATGTAGTCTATGTACAAGAAGGCATGGAACAGGTACGAAGAAAAGTGCGTGTGGCTTTTCGAACACCAACCGAAGCTGTGATTGCCCAAGGGTTAGAGGAAGGCGACCGTGTGGTGATTCCATCATTAAGGACGGAACGGCCTCGATAA
- a CDS encoding ABC transporter ATP-binding protein, giving the protein MEISRSYNGAESNRKPIIVLRDISKVYHAGEVKIHALSGIEITIEKGEFVAIVGQSGSGKTTLLDILGCLGQPTGGAYWLDGQNVGLLSEEELTNIRNQKIGFVFQTFHLLPRKTALENVQLPLQYAGISMGEQRTRAATLLARVGLQDRMLHFPTQLSGGQQQRVAIARALVNDPAILLADEPTGNLDSRTGQEVMAMFDALHHEGQTILLITHDQDVAQAAKRRITLRDGHVVNDDGATRTTSDSGAVAPR; this is encoded by the coding sequence ATGGAAATCTCAAGATCATATAATGGAGCCGAATCGAACAGAAAGCCGATTATTGTCTTGCGGGATATTTCGAAAGTCTATCATGCGGGTGAAGTCAAGATTCATGCGTTGTCGGGGATTGAAATTACAATTGAGAAAGGCGAGTTTGTGGCGATTGTCGGACAGTCAGGAAGCGGCAAAACCACTTTGTTGGATATCTTGGGATGTTTGGGGCAGCCGACAGGAGGAGCGTATTGGTTGGATGGCCAAAATGTCGGCTTGTTGAGTGAAGAAGAGTTGACGAATATTCGGAATCAAAAAATTGGTTTTGTCTTTCAAACCTTTCACCTGTTGCCTCGCAAGACGGCCTTAGAAAATGTCCAGTTACCGTTGCAGTATGCAGGAATTTCCATGGGCGAACAGAGGACACGTGCGGCTACGTTACTGGCACGAGTAGGATTGCAAGATCGAATGTTGCACTTTCCAACACAATTATCCGGAGGACAGCAACAGCGTGTCGCCATTGCACGGGCATTGGTCAATGATCCGGCCATTCTATTGGCCGATGAACCCACAGGAAATTTGGATAGTCGAACGGGCCAGGAAGTTATGGCAATGTTTGACGCCCTTCATCATGAGGGACAAACGATTTTGTTGATTACTCATGATCAAGACGTGGCACAGGCTGCGAAACGACGGATTACACTGCGAGATGGCCATGTGGTGAACGATGATGGAGCTACACGAACCACATCTGACAGCGGGGCGGTAGCGCCACGATGA
- a CDS encoding ABC transporter permease, translating into MIVQSILLDALKNLRSNILRTGLTMLGVIIGVAAVIAMIAIVEGGQIWLVRSIERLGTNLLFVWQRSLNLEEQRQFSGRSLGLRYSDVMALRQQFPGIVVIPEIEIDQQLKAGDRDFSGEVTGTWPEYQEVRNFHVEHGRFLLSSDLSEWKRVVVLGKEVAEELFGSELPLNKEVKIGDHRFTVVGVMEPKGMVRRTNYDEMVFVPITTMMRRFTGNDRIRRMVIHVPDREQMEQVTQHVHSLLIQLHDGVDDIRVRNQGEFLNAVDQTIWTFRIVLGGVAVVALLVGGIGIMNIMLVTVTERTREVGLRKAIGARRRDILLQFLIESVTISAIGGGLGIVGGIAAAYGFGGFVAQSMPGGGDWGAVVQPSAIIIAFSFAVFVGVFFGLYPAVKASKLDPAEALRYQ; encoded by the coding sequence ATGATTGTCCAATCGATCCTGCTTGATGCGTTGAAGAATTTGAGGTCCAACATTCTTCGGACTGGCTTGACCATGCTTGGAGTGATTATCGGGGTGGCCGCAGTCATTGCCATGATTGCGATTGTCGAGGGAGGGCAGATTTGGTTGGTCCGGTCTATCGAACGTCTGGGGACCAACTTGCTGTTTGTGTGGCAAAGGTCATTGAATCTTGAAGAGCAACGTCAGTTTTCCGGACGGTCCTTGGGGTTGCGGTATAGCGATGTCATGGCACTTCGTCAGCAGTTTCCTGGAATAGTGGTCATTCCAGAGATAGAGATTGATCAACAATTGAAGGCTGGTGATCGGGACTTTAGCGGTGAAGTGACTGGGACCTGGCCAGAATATCAGGAGGTAAGGAATTTCCATGTTGAACATGGCAGGTTTCTTCTTTCCTCGGATTTGTCGGAATGGAAACGTGTCGTGGTGCTCGGCAAGGAGGTGGCGGAAGAACTTTTTGGCAGCGAATTACCACTCAATAAAGAAGTCAAAATTGGGGATCATCGATTTACCGTGGTGGGGGTCATGGAACCCAAAGGGATGGTCCGTCGCACGAATTACGATGAAATGGTCTTCGTTCCGATCACGACGATGATGAGACGATTTACCGGAAACGATCGAATTCGACGCATGGTCATTCATGTTCCTGATCGCGAACAGATGGAACAGGTGACACAACACGTTCATTCTTTACTGATACAGCTTCATGATGGAGTGGATGATATTCGCGTTCGCAACCAGGGGGAATTCCTCAATGCGGTTGATCAAACCATTTGGACTTTTCGAATTGTCTTGGGTGGTGTGGCTGTGGTGGCGTTGCTGGTTGGCGGTATTGGCATAATGAATATCATGCTGGTGACGGTCACGGAGCGAACCCGGGAAGTGGGCCTGCGTAAAGCGATCGGCGCGCGGCGTCGGGACATCTTGCTTCAGTTTCTCATTGAGTCGGTCACCATCAGTGCCATAGGTGGTGGGCTGGGTATTGTCGGTGGAATTGCGGCGGCTTATGGATTTGGAGGATTCGTTGCGCAGTCCATGCCCGGAGGAGGGGATTGGGGCGCAGTCGTGCAACCCTCCGCTATCATTATTGCGTTTTCGTTTGCGGTGTTTGTCGGGGTATTTTTTGGTTTATACCCCGCCGTTAAAGCGTCCAAGCTTGATCCAGCTGAAGCGCTTCGGTATCAATAG
- a CDS encoding type II CAAX prenyl endopeptidase Rce1 family protein: MLLPIFLTGLYYLLPSTLQHFRLIQFLPQISAYVALGIWCASNVHPLKRLGWSFRNLGFGIKWGGITGMLLGAFNTIVILWGVPGIGGDIEFLNETPHAHMPTWVMVPWGIFVIALGVELNFRGFLLGRLAIVSCHWLREYPTYALNAGRILAVGVSALVFAFDPFMVTTFRHLHWIAVWDGLIWGWIVVRTNNLLTVIVAHAVEVMILYSCIKFALN, translated from the coding sequence GTGTTGCTTCCGATCTTTCTGACAGGGTTGTATTATCTGCTTCCTTCCACACTTCAACACTTTCGGCTCATCCAATTTCTTCCGCAGATTTCTGCCTACGTTGCACTTGGGATTTGGTGCGCTTCCAATGTTCATCCCTTGAAACGACTTGGATGGAGCTTTCGGAATTTAGGGTTCGGAATCAAATGGGGGGGCATCACTGGCATGCTTCTTGGGGCCTTCAATACCATTGTCATACTTTGGGGAGTTCCAGGGATTGGGGGAGACATTGAATTTTTGAATGAGACACCCCATGCGCATATGCCAACTTGGGTCATGGTCCCTTGGGGAATTTTTGTAATTGCCCTAGGAGTAGAACTCAACTTTCGTGGGTTTCTCCTTGGACGGTTGGCCATAGTGTCCTGCCATTGGCTTCGAGAATATCCAACCTATGCTCTGAACGCAGGGAGAATTCTAGCCGTGGGAGTCTCTGCCCTGGTATTTGCTTTTGACCCGTTCATGGTGACGACGTTTCGACATCTTCATTGGATTGCGGTTTGGGATGGTTTGATTTGGGGATGGATTGTTGTTCGGACAAACAATCTTTTGACGGTAATCGTGGCGCATGCGGTTGAAGTCATGATACTGTACTCCTGTATCAAATTTGCCTTGAATTAA
- a CDS encoding DUF3147 domain-containing protein: MSEWAKYVIYFVLGGSLVSISTYFGSHGKGFLAALVSTLPVISGVTFTLIFLSAGTGPTVSFAKNLIWLSPPWFAYVFTMMFGVPRFGFAISFAMAMTLFAVLVSIIRVILR; this comes from the coding sequence ATGAGCGAATGGGCAAAATACGTCATTTATTTTGTGCTTGGCGGATCATTAGTCTCGATATCGACGTATTTCGGTTCGCATGGAAAAGGGTTTTTGGCAGCGCTGGTGAGTACCTTGCCGGTCATCAGTGGGGTCACCTTTACCTTGATTTTTCTCAGTGCCGGGACGGGACCTACGGTGTCCTTTGCCAAAAATTTAATCTGGCTTTCTCCCCCTTGGTTTGCCTATGTGTTCACCATGATGTTTGGCGTTCCACGGTTCGGGTTTGCGATTTCTTTTGCCATGGCTATGACCTTATTTGCGGTATTGGTATCGATCATTCGTGTGATTCTTCGATGA
- a CDS encoding DUF6941 family protein, with amino-acid sequence MSDQEIVKPSVQAFLVCDQVIVDSQTGKKSLIGTFTHLWAPRFPCQHHQMGVYFCLTDAEGEYEFELQLAYLDQDKIVGKATLTPFTIKNRLEIHDFGVNIPSLVFPGPGRYEFRLKANGYFITHKDFDVIQQERPQQSHDE; translated from the coding sequence ATGTCCGATCAGGAGATTGTGAAACCCTCCGTGCAAGCGTTTTTAGTTTGCGATCAAGTCATTGTGGATAGTCAGACCGGAAAAAAGAGTTTGATCGGAACCTTTACCCATCTTTGGGCCCCACGATTCCCGTGCCAACATCATCAAATGGGGGTTTATTTTTGCTTGACGGATGCGGAAGGGGAGTACGAGTTTGAGTTGCAACTTGCGTATTTAGATCAGGATAAGATTGTTGGGAAAGCCACGCTGACTCCATTTACGATTAAGAATCGATTGGAAATTCATGACTTTGGCGTCAACATTCCGTCCCTGGTGTTTCCGGGTCCTGGCCGATATGAGTTTCGGCTGAAAGCCAATGGGTATTTTATCACCCACAAAGATTTTGATGTGATTCAGCAAGAAAGGCCTCAACAGTCTCACGATGAATAG
- the arfB gene encoding alternative ribosome rescue aminoacyl-tRNA hydrolase ArfB, translating to MIVVTKQVAIPTHEVHITASRSGGPGGQNVNKVNSRVTLHFHVWSSKYLTDSQKSKITTRLKSRMTKDGTFYLHSQGTRSQAANRADLIEKFSALLGEALKPKKSRKKTYIPRGVKERRLVEKKQRSGLKKERGIPRRLED from the coding sequence ATGATTGTGGTGACCAAACAGGTTGCGATTCCAACTCATGAGGTGCATATTACGGCTTCTCGTAGTGGTGGGCCTGGAGGACAAAATGTCAATAAAGTGAATAGTCGTGTGACCCTGCATTTTCATGTGTGGTCTTCGAAATATTTGACCGATTCACAGAAGTCGAAAATTACCACCCGCCTCAAATCCCGTATGACCAAGGACGGGACTTTCTATCTTCATTCCCAGGGAACGCGAAGTCAGGCAGCGAACCGCGCCGATCTTATTGAGAAATTTTCGGCCCTTTTGGGCGAGGCCTTAAAACCAAAAAAGTCTCGAAAGAAAACTTACATCCCTCGTGGTGTCAAGGAACGACGGTTGGTAGAAAAAAAACAACGCAGTGGGCTAAAAAAGGAACGGGGAATCCCTCGTCGTCTTGAAGATTAA
- a CDS encoding S9 family peptidase, with translation MSVTNKQETTIPLTPPIASVKPVTLEKHGRARIDPYYWLNDRENPEVVAYLQAENDYTKSVMAHREQLEKELFEEIKGRIQQTDLSVPYKLDDYFYYTRFEEGKEYPVFCRKKESLEAEENIILNANVLAEGHEYFAIGGMGISYKQNLLAYAIDTQGRRIYTIQFKNLDTGELLADTISGVSGNMAWANDNYTLFYGKQDSTTLRSYQIYRHVLGTDPSQDVLVYEEKDDTFSVAVFKTKSKRYVMIASHQTVSSEYRYVEADDPGGTFKVFLPRTRDHEYDVDHYQDSFYIRTNWQAKNFRLMKTLVSGTAQAQWQEVIPHRDNVLLESFELFRDHLVVEERKEGLVNIRIMPWSGEGDHYLDFGEPAYLAGVGENPDFNTSLLRFGYTSMTTPNSVFDYDMITHEKTLLKQEEVLGGFDPNKYCTERVWAMAADGTRIPISLVYQKGCAKDGNNPLLLYGYGSYGACMDANFSSARLSLLDRGFVFAIAHIRGGEELGRHWYEDGKLLRKKNTFTDFIACAEHLIAEGYTRAERLFAMGGSAGGLLIGAVVNMRPELFKGAVAQVPFVDVITTMLDPNIPLTTGEYDEWGDPNQQEAFEYILSYSPYDNVEPKAYPHLLVTTGLHDSQVQYWEPAKWVAKLRTMKTDDHRLLLKTNMDAGHGGVSGRFRRLKELAFIYTFLLDLVEA, from the coding sequence GTGTCTGTTACAAATAAACAGGAAACAACGATCCCGCTCACTCCCCCAATAGCTTCAGTGAAGCCTGTGACCTTGGAAAAGCATGGGCGGGCGAGAATCGATCCTTATTATTGGTTGAATGATCGAGAGAATCCCGAGGTCGTTGCCTACCTTCAGGCCGAGAATGACTATACGAAATCCGTCATGGCTCATCGGGAACAGTTGGAAAAGGAATTATTTGAGGAGATCAAGGGACGAATTCAGCAAACTGATTTATCCGTTCCCTATAAACTTGATGACTATTTTTATTACACGCGTTTTGAAGAGGGAAAAGAATATCCTGTGTTCTGTCGGAAGAAGGAATCCCTTGAGGCTGAAGAAAACATTATTCTGAATGCCAACGTCTTAGCCGAAGGGCATGAGTATTTTGCCATTGGCGGAATGGGCATCAGTTATAAGCAAAACCTTTTGGCTTATGCCATCGATACGCAGGGCCGCCGTATTTATACGATTCAATTTAAAAATCTGGACACGGGAGAATTGTTGGCCGATACCATTTCAGGTGTCAGTGGAAATATGGCCTGGGCCAACGATAATTACACGCTGTTTTATGGCAAGCAAGACTCGACTACTCTCCGGTCCTATCAGATTTATCGCCATGTGCTTGGTACGGACCCTTCTCAAGATGTTCTAGTCTATGAAGAAAAGGATGACACCTTTTCCGTGGCTGTTTTTAAAACCAAATCCAAACGCTATGTCATGATCGCCTCGCATCAAACCGTGAGTAGCGAATATCGTTATGTGGAGGCCGATGACCCAGGTGGGACCTTCAAAGTTTTTTTACCAAGAACCCGTGATCATGAATATGATGTGGATCATTATCAGGATTCGTTTTATATCCGTACAAATTGGCAAGCCAAGAATTTCCGATTGATGAAGACGCTGGTGAGCGGGACGGCTCAGGCACAATGGCAGGAGGTGATTCCTCATCGTGATAATGTGCTGCTAGAGTCCTTTGAATTGTTTCGCGATCATTTGGTGGTGGAAGAACGCAAGGAAGGCTTAGTCAATATCAGAATTATGCCTTGGTCTGGCGAAGGCGATCATTATTTAGATTTCGGCGAACCTGCCTATTTAGCCGGTGTGGGGGAAAACCCGGATTTTAATACCTCGCTGCTGCGGTTTGGGTATACCTCCATGACGACCCCGAATTCCGTGTTTGACTACGATATGATCACCCACGAGAAAACATTACTCAAGCAAGAGGAAGTTCTGGGAGGATTTGATCCCAATAAATATTGCACCGAGCGAGTGTGGGCGATGGCGGCCGATGGCACACGTATTCCAATTTCTTTGGTGTATCAAAAGGGGTGTGCGAAAGATGGAAATAATCCTCTGTTGTTGTATGGCTATGGTTCGTATGGGGCCTGCATGGATGCCAATTTTAGTTCCGCCAGGCTCAGTTTGCTCGATAGGGGGTTCGTGTTTGCCATTGCGCATATCCGGGGGGGGGAGGAGTTGGGGCGGCATTGGTATGAAGATGGGAAACTTCTTCGTAAGAAAAACACATTTACGGATTTCATTGCCTGTGCCGAACATCTTATTGCCGAAGGCTATACACGGGCTGAAAGGTTATTTGCGATGGGGGGAAGTGCCGGAGGATTACTGATTGGAGCGGTCGTGAATATGCGGCCTGAGTTGTTTAAAGGAGCTGTGGCACAAGTGCCGTTTGTCGATGTGATTACGACAATGTTGGATCCAAATATACCTTTAACCACGGGAGAATATGATGAATGGGGGGATCCGAATCAACAGGAAGCCTTCGAATACATTCTCTCGTATTCACCCTATGATAACGTCGAACCCAAGGCCTACCCCCATTTGCTTGTGACCACGGGATTGCATGACTCGCAAGTCCAATACTGGGAGCCAGCGAAATGGGTTGCCAAGCTGCGAACTATGAAGACCGATGATCATCGACTCTTACTCAAAACCAATATGGATGCCGGCCATGGCGGAGTCTCAGGACGCTTTCGTCGTTTAAAAGAGTTAGCCTTCATATATACCTTTCTGCTAGATTTGGTTGAAGCCTAA
- a CDS encoding sigma-70 family RNA polymerase sigma factor — translation MTTMQTLQHTDMISTQHLDEFSSDSKATRYLREMAPTLDTMIEEKGEENSKESNTAALETVYFRTFRTRPLLARDEELQLAMEIDESSQTIRAALTQSIQLMKHLADKPHFQPSLKKLAATRDLSGFSAPSLDDAIATLSGLMAALAETGPKGQAMKKRLRTSQQQIARSREQLEQAKDGLVQRNLRLVVDLAKRFTGRGLSLLDLIQEGNLGLMRAAERFQYRKGFKFSTYATWWVRQGILRALADQSRTIRVPVHTTEAWQRMSKTTQRLSQQLGREPKVEEIGEALGIPPERVQETIQAFLEPVSFDNPTGDDETFLGDFLPDDNFVHPDENLQEEQTTTHINQVLSTLTPREEQVIRMRFGLGQDHSFTLEEVGKTMNVTRERIRQIEVVALKKLREPGIKMQLAEVC, via the coding sequence ATGACAACCATGCAAACACTTCAACACACTGACATGATCTCGACTCAGCATCTTGATGAATTTTCCTCGGACTCCAAAGCCACTCGCTATTTAAGGGAAATGGCTCCGACTCTTGACACGATGATCGAAGAAAAAGGAGAGGAAAACTCTAAGGAGTCAAATACCGCGGCGCTGGAAACCGTTTATTTCAGAACCTTTCGAACACGTCCTCTCTTGGCCCGTGACGAAGAGTTGCAACTCGCCATGGAAATTGATGAAAGCAGCCAAACCATTCGAGCTGCCTTAACACAATCCATTCAACTAATGAAGCATCTGGCAGACAAACCCCATTTTCAGCCGTCTCTCAAAAAATTAGCTGCAACTCGAGATTTGAGCGGATTCTCGGCACCCTCGCTGGATGACGCTATTGCGACTTTATCGGGTCTGATGGCGGCTTTAGCAGAAACGGGGCCAAAGGGCCAAGCGATGAAAAAACGTTTGCGCACCTCTCAACAACAGATTGCCCGGTCCCGTGAGCAGCTGGAGCAGGCCAAAGATGGACTGGTCCAACGAAATCTTCGGTTAGTGGTAGATCTGGCCAAACGTTTTACGGGGCGAGGACTTTCACTGCTGGACCTTATACAAGAAGGGAACCTGGGGCTCATGCGAGCTGCCGAACGTTTTCAATATCGCAAGGGATTTAAGTTTAGCACGTATGCCACATGGTGGGTCCGACAAGGCATCCTTCGAGCCCTGGCGGATCAATCGCGAACCATCCGTGTCCCGGTACACACCACGGAAGCCTGGCAACGCATGTCCAAAACAACCCAACGTTTGTCTCAACAATTGGGGCGTGAACCGAAAGTCGAAGAAATCGGGGAAGCGCTTGGGATTCCACCAGAACGGGTACAGGAAACGATTCAAGCCTTTCTGGAACCTGTTTCCTTCGATAATCCCACTGGGGATGACGAAACTTTTTTAGGGGATTTTTTGCCTGACGACAACTTTGTTCACCCAGATGAGAATCTTCAGGAGGAGCAGACCACGACCCACATCAATCAAGTATTGAGCACCTTGACCCCTCGGGAAGAACAGGTCATTCGGATGCGGTTTGGGCTAGGACAAGATCACTCCTTCACATTAGAAGAAGTGGGCAAAACCATGAATGTGACCCGTGAACGCATCCGCCAAATTGAAGTCGTTGCGCTCAAGAAGCTTCGTGAACCAGGAATAAAAATGCAGTTGGCGGAGGTCTGCTGA